The following coding sequences are from one Desulfosporosinus orientis DSM 765 window:
- a CDS encoding sigma-54-dependent Fis family transcriptional regulator, whose translation MAEILFISPLQELASLVKEVTNQEGAPEIDIKVARMEDGVRAALEAEQRGYHVLVSRGVTAWMIREAGVTLPVIDVRIGGLDILEAYLQAKSLGSLIGIVDVNEMIQEIASFEELIGESFVKYTLKDQKEDILKGVAALKAAKVQVVIGKIAMANEAKKLGMQAVVIRSGREAVQRALAEARRVLEVRKLEKRRVEQLRAILDFTYDGVIALDEEGRISVFNPVAAKLTGWTAEKAIGRSIDDVLLKCSCRNILKNGKAEVGDIMEIGRSKVVANHIPIKVDQKVEGVVTTFQSIDRLQSLEHKVRRTLADRGHVAKHSFNDILGHSQAVKDAIKWAREYAQVDSTVLLRGRTGSGKELFAQAIHNASPRRRESFVAINCAALPENLLESELFGYVEGAFTGARKGGKAGVFEIAHGGTLFLDEVGEMATSLQARLLRVLEEGEVMRLGDNRVLPVNVRLVAATHRDLKEMVEIAGFREDLFYRLNVLSLVVPELAERGDDILLIARHFLGEFCRRMNRSIGSFSRGAELILLEYPWPGNIRELRNAMERLVMLTGEKEISEEDVVRALMLDGKDRKLAINVREKEVKLRGEVEFAEIRLIQKVLKECGGNKTETARRLGISRTTLWRKIQDAGLEVFQL comes from the coding sequence ATGGCAGAAATCTTATTTATCTCACCATTACAGGAACTAGCCAGCCTGGTTAAGGAGGTTACTAATCAAGAAGGTGCACCGGAGATCGATATTAAGGTCGCCCGAATGGAGGATGGGGTTAGAGCTGCCTTGGAAGCCGAGCAACGTGGATATCACGTGCTTGTCAGCCGGGGAGTTACTGCTTGGATGATTAGAGAGGCAGGGGTTACTCTACCAGTCATCGATGTGCGTATTGGCGGGTTAGATATCTTAGAAGCTTATTTGCAGGCCAAAAGTCTCGGAAGCCTCATTGGCATTGTTGATGTAAATGAAATGATCCAAGAAATAGCTAGCTTTGAAGAGCTTATTGGAGAAAGTTTCGTAAAGTATACCTTGAAAGATCAGAAAGAGGACATTCTTAAAGGAGTGGCTGCTCTGAAAGCGGCTAAGGTGCAAGTAGTGATCGGTAAAATCGCTATGGCTAATGAGGCTAAAAAACTGGGTATGCAGGCAGTGGTAATTAGGTCCGGTAGGGAAGCTGTCCAGCGTGCCCTGGCAGAGGCTAGGCGCGTCTTAGAGGTGCGTAAACTAGAAAAACGCCGCGTGGAACAATTAAGAGCTATTTTAGATTTCACTTATGACGGTGTCATTGCTCTGGATGAGGAGGGGAGAATCAGTGTTTTTAATCCGGTTGCGGCGAAGCTTACAGGATGGACTGCAGAAAAAGCAATAGGACGTTCAATCGATGATGTTCTGCTTAAATGTTCCTGCCGGAATATCTTAAAGAATGGCAAAGCAGAGGTCGGGGATATCATGGAGATAGGTCGGTCAAAAGTTGTGGCTAACCATATCCCTATTAAAGTAGACCAAAAAGTAGAGGGCGTTGTCACAACATTTCAGTCCATAGACAGACTGCAAAGCTTAGAGCACAAAGTGCGACGAACCTTGGCGGACAGGGGCCATGTCGCAAAACATAGTTTTAATGATATCCTTGGGCATAGTCAAGCCGTTAAGGATGCCATAAAATGGGCCCGTGAATATGCCCAAGTAGATTCTACAGTTCTCTTGCGTGGCAGAACTGGATCGGGAAAGGAATTATTTGCTCAGGCAATTCATAATGCAAGTCCGAGGCGGCGGGAATCTTTCGTGGCTATCAACTGTGCAGCATTACCAGAAAATCTATTAGAAAGTGAACTCTTTGGTTATGTAGAGGGAGCTTTTACAGGAGCTCGTAAAGGTGGTAAGGCTGGGGTATTTGAGATTGCCCATGGTGGAACCCTATTTCTGGACGAGGTAGGAGAGATGGCCACCTCGCTTCAAGCTCGTTTACTTCGCGTTCTGGAAGAGGGTGAGGTGATGCGTTTAGGTGATAATAGAGTTTTACCCGTCAACGTTCGTCTAGTTGCAGCTACCCATCGGGATCTCAAGGAAATGGTTGAAATAGCCGGTTTTAGAGAAGACCTGTTCTATCGCCTGAATGTGTTGTCCTTAGTGGTTCCGGAACTTGCTGAACGTGGAGATGATATTTTACTTATTGCTCGTCATTTTTTGGGGGAATTCTGCCGAAGGATGAATCGAAGTATTGGTTCCTTTTCTAGAGGGGCAGAATTGATCCTCTTGGAATATCCATGGCCGGGAAACATCCGTGAATTGCGCAATGCTATGGAGCGTTTGGTTATGTTGACCGGGGAGAAAGAGATTTCAGAGGAAGATGTGGTGAGGGCGCTTATGCTGGACGGGAAGGACAGGAAACTGGCCATCAACGTTCGTGAGAAGGAAGTAAAGTTGCGCGGTGAAGTAGAGTTTGCAGAAATTCGTTTGATTCAGAAGGTTCTCAAGGAGTGTGGGGGAAACAAAACCGAAACAGCACGTCGTTTGGGAATAAGTCGGACTACCCTTTGGCGAAAAATTCAAGATGCTGGCCTTGAAGTGTTTCAACTATGA
- a CDS encoding 4Fe-4S binding protein, which translates to MVKNLPVVPTAKAGSLVETPTGITWRIQYPVILETCQMCLDCTLYCPDGALAQYNEKVVLNLSLCKGCGICANECKENAIQMIPEYSGVQGVFR; encoded by the coding sequence TTGGTTAAAAATCTTCCAGTTGTTCCAACGGCTAAAGCAGGCAGCCTAGTTGAGACGCCAACGGGAATAACTTGGCGTATTCAATATCCAGTGATTTTAGAAACATGCCAAATGTGCTTGGACTGTACATTGTATTGCCCGGATGGGGCCTTAGCTCAGTATAATGAAAAGGTTGTTCTTAACTTAAGTTTGTGTAAAGGGTGCGGAATTTGTGCCAATGAATGTAAAGAGAATGCCATACAAATGATTCCTGAGTATTCTGGGGTTCAGGGTGTTTTCCGTTAA
- a CDS encoding GntP family permease translates to MILNNPTFTLVGFLVVIVLLFFLIAKVKWHVFMALLIPIILFALIPGVDQGAFIKAFESGFGKTVQSIAVVIVLGSVIAEALKETGGIEKITLKMIDWVGQKRMPLALTLTGFVIGIAIFSDVGYVILNPLVHSAAIASGVNMSVMSTGLVGAMQLTHAMVPPTPGPLAAAALLKADVGKIIIYGSLATFIGSLAGWLFALIAGPRIPSPPSQEFVGQSFADKGLKLPSTIAAYAPIMVPLILIAGQSFANLYLPSGLFKTYVNFIGWPPVALLIGIWLAYRNTNADQKKIQNSKWIEEALRTSAMIIMVTGLGGSLSAILKGTPAVDYIANAIVQSGVPSIFLPFVLGIVGNIITGSTTVGVITAASIAAPMLGTLGLSPEAAMLAGGAGSVIIKYVNSSYFWVCTSLSRMELKSALYSYGGVTLVGGVASMAAVYVMWLVHLI, encoded by the coding sequence ATGATATTAAACAATCCTACGTTTACGTTGGTCGGTTTCCTTGTTGTAATTGTTTTGCTATTCTTCTTAATCGCGAAAGTCAAATGGCATGTTTTCATGGCTCTTCTCATTCCAATTATACTTTTTGCTTTGATCCCTGGAGTAGATCAAGGAGCGTTCATAAAAGCCTTTGAATCCGGTTTCGGGAAAACTGTGCAGTCTATAGCTGTTGTTATCGTTCTAGGTTCCGTTATTGCCGAAGCTTTGAAAGAGACAGGCGGAATTGAAAAAATTACCTTAAAAATGATTGACTGGGTTGGACAGAAACGTATGCCTTTAGCCTTGACCTTGACCGGGTTCGTTATCGGAATCGCGATCTTCTCGGATGTCGGATACGTAATCCTCAATCCCTTGGTTCATTCGGCAGCTATTGCTTCAGGAGTCAACATGAGCGTTATGTCAACTGGTCTTGTGGGAGCCATGCAGCTTACCCATGCGATGGTTCCACCGACTCCCGGCCCCTTGGCTGCAGCTGCTTTACTTAAGGCTGATGTTGGCAAGATTATCATTTATGGATCTCTCGCAACGTTCATAGGATCATTAGCTGGCTGGCTGTTTGCCTTAATCGCTGGTCCCAGAATCCCCTCTCCTCCATCTCAAGAATTTGTCGGCCAATCGTTTGCGGATAAAGGACTTAAGCTTCCTTCAACCATAGCAGCTTATGCCCCGATTATGGTCCCTTTAATCTTAATCGCAGGCCAAAGTTTTGCTAATCTCTATCTACCTAGCGGTCTATTCAAAACCTATGTGAACTTCATAGGTTGGCCACCGGTGGCATTACTTATTGGAATTTGGTTAGCCTATCGAAACACGAATGCGGATCAGAAGAAAATTCAGAACTCTAAATGGATAGAAGAGGCCCTACGCACCTCTGCAATGATCATTATGGTGACTGGGTTAGGTGGCTCTTTAAGCGCAATCTTAAAAGGAACCCCTGCTGTTGATTATATCGCCAATGCAATCGTACAATCCGGAGTCCCCTCAATTTTCTTGCCCTTCGTTTTGGGTATTGTGGGAAATATAATCACAGGATCTACTACAGTAGGGGTTATTACAGCTGCTTCAATTGCAGCTCCTATGCTCGGTACCTTGGGGTTAAGCCCTGAAGCGGCTATGCTCGCAGGTGGAGCGGGTTCTGTTATTATCAAGTATGTCAATTCCAGTTACTTTTGGGTTTGTACCTCCTTATCCCGCATGGAACTTAAGTCAGCTCTATATTCCTATGGCGGTGTGACTTTGGTTGGTGGTGTCGCCTCTATGGCTGCAGTTTATGTTATGTGGTTGGTTCATCTTATATAA
- a CDS encoding transketolase C-terminal domain-containing protein, with translation MSTTLLTGSEAAAYGAKLARIEVLAYYPITPAFPAMERISKFIDEGDLNTRFVRVESDHSALAAALGASLAGSRTFTVTNSQGLLYMTEVVYHTAGLRQPVVMAVANRALSAPHSRFPEQGDAISQGASGWIQLFCENNQEVLDTTLQAFKIAETVRLPVMVNYEGYIQSHTMEEVGIPGQEKIDQFLPLKRVRTLDVENPQAVNTVASPEFYMDYKFRQNEAMDQALTVIDSVASDFAQEFGRDWFGLIDTYQMDDAEHAIVAMGSMVSDARIVVDELRNEGRKIGLVKIRTWRPFPAEALRKVLEKVQLITVFDKNIVYGLGGALGTELRSALYGQSARLNSYILGLGGRDVTTEEIKKVLELSEKTEKQAAASEWFGL, from the coding sequence ATGAGTACAACTTTATTAACAGGTAGTGAGGCGGCAGCCTATGGGGCAAAGCTGGCCCGTATTGAAGTATTGGCATATTATCCTATTACGCCGGCCTTTCCGGCAATGGAAAGGATCAGTAAGTTTATTGATGAGGGTGATTTGAATACCCGTTTTGTACGAGTTGAGTCTGACCATAGTGCTTTAGCAGCAGCACTAGGTGCAAGTCTTGCGGGTAGTAGAACTTTTACAGTAACGAATTCTCAAGGGTTGCTCTATATGACTGAAGTCGTTTATCATACGGCTGGATTACGTCAACCTGTGGTTATGGCAGTAGCAAATCGAGCTCTATCGGCACCTCATAGCCGTTTTCCAGAACAAGGGGATGCGATTTCCCAAGGAGCAAGTGGCTGGATTCAACTCTTTTGTGAAAATAATCAAGAAGTACTTGATACTACACTCCAGGCCTTCAAAATAGCTGAAACAGTTCGTTTGCCGGTTATGGTGAATTATGAAGGGTACATCCAATCTCATACCATGGAGGAAGTAGGAATACCCGGTCAGGAGAAAATAGATCAATTTTTGCCTTTGAAGCGAGTCCGCACTCTTGATGTCGAGAACCCTCAAGCAGTCAATACCGTTGCTAGTCCTGAATTCTATATGGATTATAAGTTCCGTCAAAATGAGGCAATGGACCAAGCACTGACAGTTATTGATAGTGTTGCCTCAGATTTTGCCCAAGAATTTGGCCGGGACTGGTTCGGGTTAATTGATACTTATCAGATGGATGATGCAGAACATGCTATTGTAGCTATGGGCTCCATGGTCAGTGATGCCCGAATCGTAGTGGATGAACTGCGGAATGAAGGGCGAAAAATTGGGTTAGTAAAAATAAGGACATGGCGTCCTTTCCCAGCGGAAGCTCTCCGTAAGGTACTCGAGAAGGTTCAACTCATTACCGTATTTGACAAAAATATCGTTTACGGTCTGGGGGGGGCCTTAGGAACAGAACTAAGGTCTGCTTTATACGGGCAGTCTGCACGGCTAAATAGCTATATTCTTGGGCTAGGAGGCCGAGATGTAACGACAGAAGAAATCAAAAAAGTACTTGAACTATCAGAGAAAACTGAAAAACAGGCAGCCGCTTCTGAGTGGTTCGGGTTATAA
- a CDS encoding aconitase family protein has protein sequence MKATFYNKYMSKAAGVEKISVGNEVEIKVDLALAHDGTGPKLLEAWEKQSEKVYDGRRVLLTVDHAFPAPTPAERSFQRRFSQFAEAQGCVLYNHGEGVLHQIVAERASLWPGMIIAGADGHVATAGAFGALAFALTPEELVPVLTSGRLKMKVPELVTIGLEGELQPEVLPRDIALYLLGKIGGDLKEKAVGLTGPLFTSLSAAACMTICNFLPEAGAVTAFVVPAGEEAGPIKHRVDVSMIEAMIAAPPQPINVKPVSELAGTKINVAIAGGCSAGRLEDMQIIANVLEEYPVHSEVTFIVTPASRAVTKAMDKLGISTLIRERGAVIMPPGCGPCPGKHFGVLTEGDVAITTTIKNTPGRIGSNQADIYLASPRTVAQAAVKGMI, from the coding sequence GTGAAAGCAACTTTTTATAACAAATATATGTCGAAAGCTGCTGGGGTTGAAAAAATTAGTGTGGGAAACGAGGTTGAGATCAAAGTGGATCTAGCCCTTGCTCACGACGGAACCGGTCCTAAGTTGCTCGAAGCTTGGGAAAAGCAATCTGAAAAAGTATACGATGGTCGCAGAGTGCTCTTGACGGTAGATCATGCTTTTCCGGCACCAACCCCGGCAGAACGTAGTTTTCAGCGCCGGTTCAGCCAATTTGCTGAAGCACAAGGGTGTGTTCTTTATAATCATGGTGAAGGGGTATTACATCAAATCGTAGCTGAGAGGGCCTCTCTGTGGCCGGGAATGATCATTGCCGGAGCAGATGGACATGTGGCTACGGCCGGAGCCTTTGGAGCGTTGGCTTTTGCTCTGACACCAGAAGAATTAGTTCCTGTTCTTACTTCAGGCAGGCTTAAGATGAAAGTCCCTGAGCTTGTGACCATAGGACTGGAGGGTGAGCTGCAGCCTGAAGTGCTCCCGAGGGACATTGCACTATATCTTCTGGGAAAAATTGGAGGAGACTTAAAGGAGAAAGCGGTGGGTTTAACAGGACCCCTTTTCACCTCCCTTTCCGCTGCTGCCTGTATGACAATCTGCAACTTTTTACCTGAGGCAGGTGCCGTTACTGCTTTTGTTGTACCAGCGGGAGAAGAGGCGGGACCTATAAAACATAGAGTCGATGTCAGCATGATCGAAGCCATGATTGCGGCTCCTCCTCAACCAATTAACGTAAAACCGGTGAGTGAACTGGCTGGAACAAAGATAAACGTAGCGATAGCGGGGGGATGTTCAGCTGGGCGTCTGGAGGATATGCAGATTATTGCTAATGTTCTAGAGGAGTATCCAGTGCACTCTGAGGTCACTTTTATCGTGACACCTGCATCAAGAGCTGTGACAAAAGCAATGGATAAGTTGGGGATCAGCACCTTAATTCGTGAGCGTGGTGCGGTTATTATGCCTCCCGGTTGTGGGCCGTGCCCGGGTAAACATTTTGGTGTATTGACTGAGGGTGATGTTGCTATTACAACGACGATAAAAAATACTCCTGGTCGAATTGGATCTAATCAGGCCGATATCTACTTGGCTTCTCCTCGAACAGTAGCCCAAGCTGCAGTTAAAGGAATGATTTAA
- a CDS encoding thiamine pyrophosphate-dependent enzyme, which translates to MALSIADLSKEDLFGQGHAGCGGCGAAVAGRQAMKALGSRTIITIPASCMATLGGSNLKTTWQIPFYHTLFEMAPAISSGIRAALEAQGIEDVNVVSWAGDAGTADIGFQSLTGAAERNEHMIHVCYDNEMYMNTGGQTGSQTPMYAITSNMTKGKMVKKKNMLAIMEAHGIDYVASASIAYPLDLIAKFRKAAEKPGFSYIHILAPCHRGWQIPPEKTIEFARLAVDSGLFELYEVDNGLRTRTFEPPLIPVEDYLINQGRFRHLTSEQVAGIQKSVNAYYSRGGSEK; encoded by the coding sequence ATGGCACTATCCATTGCAGATTTGTCGAAAGAGGATCTATTTGGTCAAGGACATGCGGGTTGTGGGGGGTGTGGCGCAGCTGTCGCTGGCAGGCAAGCAATGAAGGCTCTTGGCTCTAGAACGATTATTACAATTCCAGCCTCATGCATGGCAACCTTAGGGGGCTCAAACCTGAAGACGACTTGGCAAATTCCCTTTTATCATACGCTATTTGAAATGGCTCCGGCGATATCTTCCGGAATTAGGGCGGCTCTAGAAGCGCAGGGAATAGAAGATGTTAACGTAGTTTCTTGGGCAGGGGATGCGGGAACAGCAGATATTGGGTTTCAATCCTTAACCGGTGCAGCTGAACGCAATGAACACATGATTCACGTGTGTTATGACAATGAGATGTACATGAATACGGGCGGACAAACGGGCAGTCAGACCCCCATGTATGCGATTACTAGTAATATGACGAAGGGGAAAATGGTCAAAAAGAAGAATATGTTGGCCATCATGGAAGCGCATGGCATAGATTATGTAGCGAGTGCCTCCATTGCTTATCCATTAGATCTGATTGCGAAGTTTAGAAAAGCAGCAGAAAAACCCGGTTTTTCCTATATTCATATCCTAGCACCTTGTCATAGGGGCTGGCAAATTCCGCCGGAGAAAACTATTGAGTTTGCACGATTAGCTGTTGATAGTGGTCTTTTTGAACTTTATGAAGTGGATAATGGATTGCGTACTCGAACTTTTGAGCCCCCTTTGATTCCTGTTGAAGATTATCTGATCAACCAAGGGCGGTTTAGACATCTCACCTCTGAACAGGTCGCAGGGATCCAGAAAAGTGTTAATGCCTACTATAGCAGAGGGGGGAGTGAAAAGTGA
- a CDS encoding 2-oxoacid:acceptor oxidoreductase family protein, giving the protein MREIRFHGRFGQPVGKLTRAMGKELLHQGKHVQVFDAFAAVRPGAPMYSVIRVGDESIRKRSANNTMPDIVVVLDNSLFGVIDVTKGLKSDGTVMALGVTENALGEKLKGFSFVSLDPYLQPNSSDLAAVFLKVLAERGVLMVNK; this is encoded by the coding sequence ATGCGGGAAATTCGCTTTCATGGCCGCTTTGGCCAGCCGGTAGGGAAGCTAACTCGGGCAATGGGGAAAGAACTTTTGCATCAAGGCAAGCATGTCCAAGTTTTTGATGCGTTTGCCGCTGTGCGTCCCGGGGCTCCCATGTACTCCGTTATTCGAGTGGGAGATGAGTCGATTCGAAAACGGTCCGCGAATAATACGATGCCTGATATAGTTGTGGTTTTAGATAATAGTTTATTTGGTGTTATAGACGTGACCAAAGGTCTTAAGTCAGATGGAACGGTGATGGCGTTGGGTGTAACTGAGAATGCTCTCGGGGAGAAATTAAAAGGTTTTTCCTTTGTTTCTCTTGACCCTTACCTTCAACCTAATAGCTCTGATTTAGCGGCAGTTTTCCTTAAAGTCTTGGCCGAACGCGGTGTTTTGATGGTCAACAAGTAA
- a CDS encoding (Fe-S)-binding protein: MKTTYQVDFAEELKKCVRCGECRANCPIFAESKREPDSPRGRLSLVKLLQEGKIPPSSELSEKLYGCLLCKTCAVKCPSGVITDEIVMGVRDYLDSTLDRNIVKKLVLRGFLTRPALLQASFSLVKLYQKTGLNSVLTRSKLIEHLPEQMSAGAKILPDVSKQPARGRIAEVVKPYGKKRFRVAYFLGCATNLIYPDVAVTGVDVLARHGCEVVTPAVKCCGMPHLAYGDTDTAVQLAKKNLKILLSAQVDAVVTDCSSCSATLAESYLKLFEPGTDEYNQAKELSSKVYDLSKFLVEKTGVHPGPNPVKVAVTYHDPCHLKRGQNVFKQPRELLMAIPGVEFREMKEADRCCGSAGSFSIMHHDLSMKVLDRKITNIVTAKAEVVATSCPTCTMQLSYGLKSHGLAGHVVHPVQLLARTY; the protein is encoded by the coding sequence ATGAAAACAACATATCAGGTTGATTTTGCTGAGGAACTAAAGAAGTGTGTACGCTGTGGTGAGTGTCGTGCAAATTGTCCTATCTTTGCCGAGTCCAAAAGAGAACCGGATTCACCACGCGGGAGATTGTCCTTGGTAAAACTCCTTCAAGAAGGCAAGATCCCACCCTCCTCAGAACTCTCTGAAAAGCTTTATGGGTGTCTGCTTTGTAAAACTTGTGCTGTTAAATGCCCGTCTGGGGTCATTACGGATGAGATTGTGATGGGAGTTAGAGATTACCTTGATAGTACTTTAGATAGAAACATCGTTAAGAAGTTGGTGCTTAGGGGATTCTTGACTCGCCCGGCTCTGCTCCAAGCTTCCTTTTCGCTCGTAAAGCTTTATCAAAAGACAGGGTTAAATAGTGTTTTGACGAGATCAAAACTAATTGAACATTTGCCGGAACAAATGAGTGCAGGTGCCAAAATACTCCCGGATGTCTCAAAACAACCAGCTCGCGGACGGATTGCAGAAGTTGTTAAGCCCTATGGGAAAAAACGTTTCAGAGTGGCTTACTTTTTAGGTTGTGCAACGAATTTAATTTATCCGGATGTTGCGGTGACTGGAGTGGACGTACTGGCTAGGCACGGTTGTGAAGTAGTTACTCCGGCGGTAAAATGTTGTGGTATGCCGCATTTAGCCTATGGAGATACGGATACGGCAGTACAACTAGCAAAAAAAAATCTTAAGATTTTGCTGTCAGCACAAGTGGACGCAGTTGTGACTGATTGTTCGTCATGTTCGGCTACTTTAGCGGAAAGCTATCTTAAGCTTTTTGAGCCAGGTACAGACGAATACAACCAAGCAAAAGAATTAAGCAGCAAGGTCTATGATCTCAGTAAGTTTTTGGTGGAAAAAACGGGTGTTCACCCTGGTCCGAATCCCGTTAAGGTTGCGGTAACCTATCATGACCCGTGCCACTTAAAACGAGGGCAAAATGTCTTTAAACAACCTAGGGAGCTTTTAATGGCCATTCCAGGTGTCGAATTCCGAGAAATGAAAGAAGCGGATCGCTGTTGCGGATCTGCAGGCAGTTTCAGTATTATGCATCATGATTTATCTATGAAGGTTCTAGACCGGAAGATTACTAACATCGTAACTGCCAAGGCTGAGGTAGTGGCCACCAGTTGCCCAACCTGTACAATGCAGTTAAGTTATGGGTTAAAAAGTCACGGTTTGGCAGGGCATGTAGTGCATCCTGTACAGTTGCTGGCTAGGACGTACTGA
- a CDS encoding FAD-binding oxidoreductase: MMEKSQLVNDMKGLLGPEKVISSKLERYTYTYDSSFLSQLNEFYPDVVVCPMNTEEVQKVMRYAYKYGIPVTPRGAGSGQTGGSVPVKGGIVLDLSGWTDIVEIDDSNMQVVVRPGIVHADLNEALSAYGLFFPPDPGSSKMATIGGMVGNNASGLRAVKFGNTVQYVLGLEVVLPDGEVIKTGGLHSKALKSVSGINLTSLYVGSEGTLGVITQVRLKVLPKPPVRGILLTLFSSLDDAAATVLEVFKHGIIPSGIEILDDSGIKAANKFQPDLKLPETEAALFFEINGSKAAVDFEGKQVKEIAEKRAIIVEWAMDPQRMAKLWQGRAVIGAASARVKAGATRIFCGEDVCFPMAKVPEALRRIKEIGAKHNTLVVIYGHIGDGNMHTAPIIDPLKPDEVKAAHLVADDIHALALELGGSTTGEHGVGFTRAQFMAAEHGKALEIMRIIKDAIDPKGIMNPGKIWAER; the protein is encoded by the coding sequence ATGATGGAAAAAAGTCAACTGGTTAACGATATGAAGGGGTTGCTAGGTCCGGAAAAAGTGATCTCTAGTAAGCTTGAGCGGTATACTTATACTTATGACAGTTCTTTCTTATCCCAGCTTAATGAATTCTATCCTGATGTTGTTGTCTGCCCCATGAACACAGAGGAAGTTCAAAAAGTCATGCGCTATGCTTATAAATATGGTATACCCGTAACACCTAGGGGAGCGGGGTCCGGTCAGACAGGAGGGAGTGTGCCTGTTAAGGGAGGAATTGTACTAGACCTTTCTGGTTGGACGGACATTGTAGAAATTGATGATAGCAACATGCAAGTTGTTGTAAGGCCGGGGATTGTGCACGCTGACCTCAATGAAGCGCTCTCGGCTTACGGGCTGTTTTTTCCACCTGATCCAGGAAGCTCAAAAATGGCAACGATTGGGGGTATGGTAGGGAATAATGCCAGTGGGCTGCGAGCAGTAAAGTTTGGAAACACTGTTCAATATGTGTTGGGATTGGAAGTTGTTTTGCCTGACGGTGAGGTTATAAAGACTGGGGGATTACACTCCAAAGCACTTAAAAGCGTTTCCGGGATTAATCTTACTAGCCTCTACGTTGGTTCTGAAGGTACATTAGGGGTTATTACCCAGGTTAGACTGAAAGTTTTACCAAAACCTCCGGTTCGGGGAATCCTTCTGACGCTGTTTTCTAGCTTGGATGACGCGGCTGCAACAGTTTTAGAAGTGTTTAAGCATGGAATTATACCTTCTGGTATTGAGATTTTGGACGACTCTGGGATTAAAGCCGCTAATAAGTTTCAGCCGGATTTAAAGCTTCCCGAGACGGAGGCTGCTCTATTCTTTGAAATCAACGGCAGCAAGGCGGCAGTCGATTTTGAGGGGAAGCAAGTTAAAGAGATTGCCGAAAAACGGGCAATCATAGTGGAATGGGCCATGGATCCCCAGCGTATGGCAAAACTTTGGCAAGGACGTGCAGTCATAGGCGCTGCTTCAGCACGAGTTAAAGCAGGGGCAACCAGAATTTTTTGCGGTGAAGATGTCTGTTTTCCGATGGCCAAGGTTCCTGAGGCCTTACGCAGAATTAAGGAGATTGGGGCAAAACATAACACACTTGTTGTAATTTATGGTCATATTGGAGATGGAAATATGCATACAGCACCGATTATCGATCCCTTAAAACCTGATGAGGTTAAGGCAGCCCACCTCGTAGCTGATGATATTCATGCACTGGCTTTGGAGTTGGGAGGCTCGACGACTGGGGAACATGGAGTGGGTTTCACTCGAGCCCAATTTATGGCTGCGGAACATGGAAAGGCCTTGGAGATCATGAGAATTATCAAGGATGCTATAGATCCTAAAGGAATTATGAATCCTGGTAAGATCTGGGCTGAGAGGTAA
- a CDS encoding nitroreductase family protein, producing MLDLLYRRRSIRKYKPEKLDAQTVQVLLKAALLSPSSRGFQPWQFVAVDDSEILTQLASSKKGAGFLKDAALGIVILADPSKSDVWVEDASIAATILHLTSESLGLGSCWIQIRERQFSESETAEQYVRRILYIPDNLKVASIISIGYPDQSKSPYLDGDLGFDKVHINKYGSKY from the coding sequence ATGCTAGATCTTCTTTACAGACGCCGGAGTATCCGTAAATACAAACCGGAGAAATTAGACGCTCAAACCGTCCAAGTACTTTTAAAAGCTGCCCTATTAAGTCCATCGTCACGAGGTTTTCAACCGTGGCAATTTGTTGCAGTTGATGACTCAGAGATATTAACTCAGTTAGCGTCCAGCAAAAAAGGTGCGGGATTTCTGAAAGATGCTGCCTTAGGTATTGTAATCTTAGCAGATCCTTCAAAAAGTGATGTCTGGGTAGAAGATGCTTCCATAGCCGCGACAATTCTGCATCTAACTTCAGAATCATTAGGACTGGGATCATGCTGGATTCAAATAAGGGAGCGGCAGTTTTCAGAATCTGAAACAGCGGAACAGTACGTGCGCAGAATCTTATATATTCCAGATAATCTTAAGGTAGCATCAATTATCTCCATCGGTTATCCTGATCAAAGCAAGTCGCCCTATCTGGATGGAGATTTAGGATTTGATAAGGTTCACATAAATAAATATGGTTCTAAATACTAA